One Falco peregrinus isolate bFalPer1 chromosome 7, bFalPer1.pri, whole genome shotgun sequence genomic window, aggagctgtggatgccccatccctggaagtgttccaggccaggctggatggggctgtgagcaacctggtctggtggaaggtgtccctgcccatggcaggggggttggaactaagtgatctttaaggtcccttccaaccccaaccatgctgtgattctatGGTATTCTCATTTCAACTGATTCTCATTTGAGCAAGCTCAGAACGCAGTCAGTTTTATGCCTCGTTTGTATATGATGATTTGTTTTGTTAGTGAAAACGGCGGGCAGAGCTCACGTGCGCTTAGCGGTGCCGGAGGGCTGTAACTCGGCGGCCGGCCGGGCGTTTGCTGTGAAGCGCCGAGGAAGCTCCGTGCTTGCCCTGCCGGGAGGCGCCGGCCCGTGCCGGGCCGCAAGGACAcggccgccccccgggcccGCACGGCGGCGCCGCCCCTCGCCGGGGTGGGGGACGGGCCCCCCGCGGCCCTCAGCCcgcagcgccccctggcggcgcGGGAGGCGCTGACGCAGGCGCGGTGGCGGGTTCCGGCCCCGCCCGCGCTTCTcccgccgccagggggcgcgCGCGGCCCGGccgctgggggggggcgggggaagatGGCCGGGGACGAGGCGGCCGGCGCCGCTGCGGGGCCGGGAGCCGGGAACGCCGGCGGCTACGACGGCAAGTGCGTGTTCTGCAGGATCGCCCGCCGGGAGGAGCCGGGCACAGCGCTGCTCTCCTGCGAGGTGGGTGAGGGGCGGCGGCCTCCGCGGTGTCCCGGCGGCGGAgctccccggccgcccccgccctgGCCTCTCCCGCGGGTGCGGTGCGGGTCGGGGCAGCGCCGCGCAGGCTTcgtgggccgggccgggccgggccgttGTTGTCTGTTGCCGGTTTTGAACGCAGGGCCGAGTTGCGGCTGTCGCCGTGCGGGTCCCGGTGCCCGAGCTGCGGGGGGGCGAGGGGCAGGAGGCGGCGGCCTGGCCGGAACGAAAAGCCCAACGCTGGGGTCCGGTGCCCGCCGGCGGaggggggtgcggggggtgcgggggtcCGTGCGGAGGCAGGAGCCGAAGGAAGATGAGTGCCATCCTCCGGCGTTGGCACAGCGGCTGGAGCACCGGAGCGGGAACCCCGACTGCTGAGGTCAGCGGCGGGCACGAGCCGTGCCTGTTCCGTGTAACAAAAACCTGAACGATTTTTTGCTGGTTACCTCCAATATGACATTAAGTGTCACGCTGATATGGGGAAGATGGACTTTGTTAGCAGCTCCACCAGTATCCTCCTCCTAATCAATTTCATGTCTTTGCATCCTTTTTTAGTATGAAGATCTCGTTTGTTTTAGAGACATCAAACCTGATGCCCCCCACCACTACCTGGTGGTGCCAGTGGAGCATatggaaaactgcaaaacacTAAAGACAGAACACATACCTATAGGTAAGGCTGCAAGTGTCTGTTAACcgaaaggaaaataattttgtgcagCCTTAAGCATCGTGTTGTCAAATAATTATGCCTTTGAGCACCATTTGGTTGAGGGTGTAAATGCAGAAATAGATGGTGTGAGTGAGCGTAGGTAGGGATGTGTCCTTCCTGGGAACTTCCGTGTGCTGTTCTGCAAtagcatatttttttgtgtggttcTAGAAGAACATTGCGTGAAATCTCTTCCTGTGGAGTATAGATGCCTGTGCACTTTGTTGGAActgcagctttgtttttaaagcgTTTATGTGCTGTTTCATTGCGTTTTCTTAGATATATGtgcaattttaaattatatggaaaattacagaagaattttatcaaatgtata contains:
- the HINT3 gene encoding adenosine 5'-monophosphoramidase HINT3; protein product: MAGDEAAGAAAGPGAGNAGGYDGKCVFCRIARREEPGTALLSCEYEDLVCFRDIKPDAPHHYLVVPVEHMENCKTLKTEHIPIVKRMMEVGKAVLQKNNFSDLNDIRMGFHWPPFCSIAHLHLHVLAPASQLGFLSRLLYRINSYWFITAEQLIERLQTENAAS